The segment ACACTCGCTTTTCTTCCCGATTATTCAGGTCTTCCTCCGGTTGTCTCTTTGAGCGACAAACTCAATCATGCCGCCGCTTTTACTGTTTTGATACTTTTATATAAGTTTGCTTTTCCTCACAGCACGCAACGCATCGTTGTTTCTCTGTTACTCTATGCCGTGTTTATTGAGGTCGTCCAAGCATTTTTACCGACACGTGAAGCATCGCTGGAAGATATTTTTGCGGACAGTACCGGATTGGTTTTAGGAGT is part of the Sulfuricurvum sp. genome and harbors:
- a CDS encoding VanZ family protein, which produces MIVKIIFFTALILISTLAFLPDYSGLPPVVSLSDKLNHAAAFTVLILLYKFAFPHSTQRIVVSLLLYAVFIEVVQAFLPTREASLEDIFADSTGLVLGVLLFTWMNKKRPETGRESVD